The sequence GGCGAGTTCGAGGGGATCGGCATCTCCTTCGTCATCCAGAACGAACTGATCACTGTCATTTCGGCGATACCGGGGACCCCTGCCGACCGGCTCGGAATTCGTTCCGGCGACCGCATCGTCGAGATCGACGGGATCAGTGCTTACGGTATTACCAGCGATGAGGTCTTCAAGAAACTGCGCGGCAAGCGGGGCACGACGGTCAAGGTGAAGGTGGCCCGGGAGGGTGCTCCGGAACTGATCGATTACACGATCATCCGCGACGCCATCCCGATCCACTCAGTTTGGGCATCGTTTATGCTTGACGACTCGACCGGCTACATCCTCCTAAACCAGTTCATGGCAACGACGAGCGGCGAATTCGACGCGGCTCTCCGGCAAATGGAGAGTCGGGGGATGACTCGGCTTGTCTTCGATCTGCGAAACAACCAGGGCGGGCGGCTGAACGAAGCCGTCGAAGTGGCGGATATGCTGATTCCGGGACGGCACCCGATCGTGTCGCGAAGAGGCCGGATCCCGGGCGAAGACTCAACCTATTACTCGACCGACAGGGCGACGCATCCGCAATTCGATCTGGTAATCCTGGTGAGCGGCGGGACCGCGTCGGCCTCGGAGATCGTCTCCGGCGCGGTGCAGGATCTCGACCGGGGACTGATTATTGGCCAACAGACCTTTGGCAAGGGGCTGGTGCAGTTTCCCTATGCTCTGAAAGGCGGCGGCGTGATTAGGCTCTCGACCGCGCATTATTACACACCTTCGGGACGGCTCATTCAACGGCCCTACGATAAAGGGCGGGGCGAATACTACGCCGTCCGAATGCGCGGCGGTGATGACACGACCAAGCATATGGCTTTCAAGACCCTCGGCGGACGGACGGTCTATGACGCAACCGGCATCACTCCCGATTCGACGGTCGAGGACCACAAGATTACTGGAGCCGCGGCGCAACTTATCGGCGCGCAAGTGATGTTTCCCTACGCGCAGTCGCTGGTAAAGGTGAAGGGTCTCACGCCGGACTACGGCTTTGACCGGTACTTGCTTGAGTTCTCCATCACCGATGCCGACCTGAAGCAACTCATTGAAGTCGCCAAGGAGAAGAAGGTGAACTATCCCGAAGACCTCCTATCGAAGGATCGCGACTACCTGGCGACGCTGCTGAAAGCAGAGATCGCCCAGATCGTCTGGAACAGCCGCGACTACTACTACCGGGTGATGGCCGAGTCCGATCCCGTGGTGAAAACTGCGCGAAGCCTCTTTGGAAAGGCACGCGATGTGGCCGCGGTCTGGCGCCGGGCTTCGAAGAGTTGACAGCGACCCGGCGGGGGCTTAACTTGTGAATCGTTCGATGGCAGGAGTGGCCACCGGTCCTCTCTGCTGGATTGACAGGACCTACCCTGCCAAACAATGGGCAGACCGGATTCCCTATCCATCCGGGAGGGCGGGTCTGTCCGGCTCTATTTCGACACCAGAGGAACCTTATGGTAGATTATTTCGTCCGGGGTGGCGCCTTCATGTGGCCCATTCTCATCTGTCTCATCATCGGACTGATGTTCGCGCTCGAGCGCGCCTGGACGCTGACCCGCGCCAGCATAAATGCGCGAAAGTTCACCCGCCAGATTCGGGAGACCATCACCGGCGGTTCGGTTGACAAGGCAATCGAACTCTGCGCCAACACCCGCGGGCCGGTGGCGAATGTGCTCCACGCCGGGCTGCTACGCGTCGGGCGCGGCATTGAGCATGTCGAAAAGGCGGTGATGACGGCCGGAACAATCGAAATGGCCTTCCTCGAGCGCAACCTCGTCTGGCTGGCGACGGTGATCTCGATTGCCCCGATGCTCGGCTTCCTCGGCACCGTCAGCGGGATGATCAACGCCTTCGACGCCATCGCCAAGGCGAACGACATTTCGCCGGCGCTGGTCGCAGCCGGAATCGCCGAAGCGCTCCTGACGACCCTCTTCGGGCTGGTGGTCGCGATCATTATTCAGTTCTTCCATAACTTCTTCGTGTCGCGCATCGACAAGATCGTTTCCGATATGGAGGAATCGACCCAGGACTTCGTCGATCTGTTGGTCGAAAAGCAAGTAGCATAAGGCTTAGGGCTCAGGGTTCAAGGCTCAAGATTTCCAGCCCCAGCCCTGATCCATAAGCCTAAAGCCTTGAGCCCAATGCCTTGAGCCTTAAGCCCTAAGCCCATCCCCATGCTCGTCGAAAAAAAGAAGAAGCGCGAAGCCGAGATCCCGCAGGCCTCTCTGGCGGATATCGCCTTTTTGCTCCTGATCTTCTTCCTCGTCACCACGACGATGGATGCCGACAAGGGCATCCATATGGTGCTGCCTGAGCGCGGCGGCGAAGTGAAGATCAACCCGCAGAACATTGCCAAGATTCTGGTCAACGAGGCGGGGCTGATCCTCTTCGACGGCAAGCAGTGCGACGATGCGGAGTTGAAGGAACTCCTCGGCGCGAAGTTGAAGGAGCGCGGCTATGACGCCGAAGGCAGCCCGAAGTTGATCGTCTCCATCAAGACCGACCGCGAGACCGCTTATGAGCGCTACATCAACGTCCTCGACGTGGTGAAAGGCTCGGGCGCGACGAAGATATCCATCGCGGAGCCGGATAAGGAGTAGTCGTTGAGTCGTTGAATCGTTGAGTGATCATCCCGGTCGCGGCGCAAGGGATTGCGCCCGCCCAAAGCCCATAGCCCTAAGCCTTAAGCCCTTAGCCCTGAGCCTTCTCCCGTGTTCACCAAGAAGCAGAAACCGCAAGGCGGCATCCCGACCGCCTCGTTGCCCGACATCATCTTCCTGTTACTCTTTTTCTTCATGGTGACGACGGTCATCAAGAAGACGCAGGGCATCCCGATCGTCACGCCGGCCGCCGA is a genomic window of Calditrichota bacterium containing:
- a CDS encoding S41 family peptidase, with product MPSLTDRHRPSRTFKLAGLALGLAAGVWLVTRFVNAGGNILTEAQKITQVMSLIQQAYVEQPDMEKLSEGAIEGMLKRLDPHSVYIPPAEQKEIAERDQGEFEGIGISFVIQNELITVISAIPGTPADRLGIRSGDRIVEIDGISAYGITSDEVFKKLRGKRGTTVKVKVAREGAPELIDYTIIRDAIPIHSVWASFMLDDSTGYILLNQFMATTSGEFDAALRQMESRGMTRLVFDLRNNQGGRLNEAVEVADMLIPGRHPIVSRRGRIPGEDSTYYSTDRATHPQFDLVILVSGGTASASEIVSGAVQDLDRGLIIGQQTFGKGLVQFPYALKGGGVIRLSTAHYYTPSGRLIQRPYDKGRGEYYAVRMRGGDDTTKHMAFKTLGGRTVYDATGITPDSTVEDHKITGAAAQLIGAQVMFPYAQSLVKVKGLTPDYGFDRYLLEFSITDADLKQLIEVAKEKKVNYPEDLLSKDRDYLATLLKAEIAQIVWNSRDYYYRVMAESDPVVKTARSLFGKARDVAAVWRRASKS
- a CDS encoding MotA/TolQ/ExbB proton channel family protein, translated to MVDYFVRGGAFMWPILICLIIGLMFALERAWTLTRASINARKFTRQIRETITGGSVDKAIELCANTRGPVANVLHAGLLRVGRGIEHVEKAVMTAGTIEMAFLERNLVWLATVISIAPMLGFLGTVSGMINAFDAIAKANDISPALVAAGIAEALLTTLFGLVVAIIIQFFHNFFVSRIDKIVSDMEESTQDFVDLLVEKQVA
- a CDS encoding biopolymer transporter ExbD, with the translated sequence MLVEKKKKREAEIPQASLADIAFLLLIFFLVTTTMDADKGIHMVLPERGGEVKINPQNIAKILVNEAGLILFDGKQCDDAELKELLGAKLKERGYDAEGSPKLIVSIKTDRETAYERYINVLDVVKGSGATKISIAEPDKE